A section of the Engystomops pustulosus chromosome 3, aEngPut4.maternal, whole genome shotgun sequence genome encodes:
- the RBP1 gene encoding retinol-binding protein 1, with translation MPIDFNGYWKMQSNENFEDYLKALDVNVAIRKIATLLKPDKDITQNGEHMVIKTLSTFRNYIMEFDVGKEFEEDLSGVDDRKCMTTVKWEGDKLVCEQKGEKEGRGWTQWVEGNELHLEMRVGGVACKQVFKKVPQ, from the exons ATGCCCATCGACTTCAATGGCTACTGGAAAATGCAAAGCAATGAGAATTTTGAGGATTATCTGAAGGCGCTTG ATGTCAATGTAGCCATCAGGAAAATTGCCACTCTACTAAAACCAGACAAAGATATCACTCAGAACGGTGAGCACATGGTCATTAAAACTCTGAGCACTTTTAGAAACTACATCATGGAGTTCGATGTGGGAAAGGAGTTTGAAGAGGATTTGTCTGGAGTAGATGATCGCAAATGCATG ACAACGGTGAAATGGGAAGGTGACAAGCTGGTATGTGAGCAGAAAGGCGAAAAAGAAGGCCGTGGCTGGACACAGTGGGTGGAAGGAAATGAATTACACCTG GAGATGCGTGTGGGAGGTGTAGCCTGCAAACAAGTTTTTAAGAAGGTTCCACAGTGA
- the RBP2 gene encoding retinol-binding protein 2, producing MTADYNGTWVMETNDNFDGYMKALDIDFATRKIATHLTQTKELVQNGNEFKTKTLSTFRNYELNYTVGVEFTEQTKGLDNRSVQTLVSWDGDKLVCVQKGEKNNRGWTHWIVGDKLYLDLTCEDQVCHQVFKKKN from the exons ATGACTGCAGATTACAATGGCACCTGGGTCATGGAGACCAACGACAACTTTGATGGCTACATGAAGGCATTAG ATATCGACTTTGCTACCCGTAAGATTGCCACCCATTTAACGCAGACCAAAGAACTTGTTCAGAATGGAAATGAGTTTAAGACAAAGACCCTCAGCACATTCAGGAATTATGAGCTCAACTACACTGTTGGAGTAGAATTCACGGAACAAACTAAAGGCCTAGATAATCGCTCAGTGCAG ACCTTGGTGTCTTGGGATGGAGATAAACTTGTCTGTGTCCAGAAGGGAGAGAAAAACAACCGTGGATGGACGCACTGGATTGTAGGAGACAAGTTGTACTTG GACCTAACATGTGAAGATCAGGTTTGTCATCAGGTCTTCAAAAAGAAGAACTAA